The Styela clava chromosome 10, kaStyClav1.hap1.2, whole genome shotgun sequence genome window below encodes:
- the LOC120337660 gene encoding myosin light chain 3, skeletal muscle isoform-like, producing the protein MAAVEFSEKKIENIKEAFELFDTTGDGKISYHQVGDVTRAMGEDPTNEDVTKFMGNPSADDLKTKRITVEEFLPIFQKIIQEGQKGTFEDFVEGLRVFDKDGKGTVMGAEIRHVLTTLGEKLTSAQVSLMMKGQEDNTGEMNYEAFSKFLLSEGEPEKK; encoded by the exons ATG GCTGCTGTTGAATTCTCCGAAAAAAAGATTGAAA ACATCAAAGAAGCTTTCGAGCTTTTTGATACAACTGGCGATGGAAAAATATCATATCATCAGGTCGGTGATGTTACCAGAGCTATGGGGGAAGATCCAACTAACGAAGACGTTACGAAATTTATGGGAAATCCGTCTGCCGATG accTGAAAACAAAACGAATAACAGTTGAGGAATTTCttccaatttttcaaaaaattatccaaGAGGGACAAAAAGGAACATTCGAAGATTTTGTGGAGGGATTGAGAGTATTCGATAAAGACGGCAAGGGAACAGTAATGGGCGCTGAAATTCGACATGTTTTGACAACTTTGG GAGAGAAACTGACATCGGCTCAGGTCAGTTTGATGATGAAAGGACAGGAAGACAATACTGGAGAAATGAATTACGAAG CTTTCAGCAAATTTTTACTTTCGGAAGGAGAACCTGAAAAGAAATGA
- the LOC120338407 gene encoding crystal protein-like isoform X2, producing the protein MNLKKIFIPYFLVSIQLAYVTSSEQEKQQQKNDRYQVFTTGIQGNIVGEVTSEAGIFWGIPFSQPPVGNYRWKKPRPWRRFTDNFWNATYKRPGCPQDCPYKRGRKYLCVFETSEDCLYLNIWIPRRILAKRDNSTNIKRHHYVINDDIKNNRNESLAVMVYFHGGNFLHGSSSQIIYDGRFLAHRGDVIVVTANYRLGPLGYLVQGEGDDAAVGNYGAWDIIMALKWVQRNIQYFGGNPNKVTACGQSAGAEVIGILLTTSYGDGLFHQVIMESNPLSVPYRNMSSAKEFGSQFAIKAGCNPHDMKCLRNTNVSKIVKASVGVPFDLFSSESILLQAQQWSPVIDGNLLYENPISIFQRGDFRKVPMIIGGNTHDGFQYVKLIFSSKVSQFVYQLAIDAILRERANVLLDIYPPNCCDNTNEVNDIIADYVFQCPARLFSHVASKDSWFYVYNGTLPFKSVWAFEECRDRACHGAEIASVFDPSPMMPDYNEPELQYKLAHRVQYYWSNMAKHGNPNGKHGEIEEKELKQIQ; encoded by the exons ATGAATCTGAAAAAGATTTTTATTCCGTATTTTCTGGTGTCTATCCAGCTGGCGTATGTTACATCATCTGAGCAGGAAAAACAGCAACAGAAAAATGATAGATATCAAGTTTTCACAACAG GCATTCAGGGTAATATCGTTGGAGAAGTTACGTCAGAAGCGGGAATTTTTTGGGGAATTCCATTCAGTCAACCACCGGTAGGCAATTACAGATGGAAGAAGCCAAGACCATGGAGAAGGTTCACAGATAACTTCTGGAACGCTACCTATAAAAGACCTGGCTGTCCCCAGGATTGCCCCTATAAAAGAGGACGCAAATACCTGTGTGTTTTTGAG ACATCAGAAGATTGTCTATACTTGAATATTTGGATACCAAGAAGAATACTTGCCAAGAGGGATAACTCTACCAATATAAAAAGACATCATTACGTTATAAACGACGATATTAAAAACAATAGAAACGAATCATTAGCAGTGATGGTGTATTTTCACGGCGGAAATTTTTTACATGGCTCTAGTTCACAAATTATATACGACGGTCGATTTCTGGCACATAGAGGAGATGTCATTGTTGTAACAGCTAATTACAG ACTGGGGCCCCTTGGATATCTTGTGCAAGGAGAAGGTGATGATGCAGCTGTTGGTAACTACGGGGCTTGGGACATTATTATGGCTCTGAAGTGGGTCCAGCGTAATATTCAGTATTTTGGAGGAAATCCAAATAAG GTAACAGCTTGCGGACAAAGTGCCGGAGCTGAAGTCATTGGTATATTATTGACCACGTCATATGGTGATGGGCTTTTTCACCAAGTCATAATGGAGAGCAATCCTCTATCTGTTCCATATAGGAATATGTCTTCTGCAAAAGAATTTGGATCACAATTCGCTATAAAAGCAGGTTGTAATCCTCATGATATGAAGTGTCTTCGAAATAC aaatgTTTCGAAAATAGTAAAGGCTTCTGTTGGAGTGCCGTTCGATTTATTCAGCTCAGAAAGTATACTACTGCAAGCTCAACAATGGAGTCCTGTCATTGACGGCAACTTGTTGTATGAAAATCCAATAAGTATATTTCAGCGG ggTGATTTCCGAAAGGTTCCCATGATTATAGGAGGAAATACTCATGATGGATTTCAATATGTCAAACTTATATTCTCAAGCAAGGTTTCGCAGTTTGTTTATCAATTGGCTATTGATGCGATACTTCGCGAAAGAGCAAATGTATTGTTGGATATATACCCACCTAAT TGCTGCGACAACACAAATGAAGTAAATGACATTATAGCGGATTATGTGTTTCAATGTCCTGCAAGATTGTTCTCCCATGTTGCGAGTAAAGATTCTTGGTTCTACGTGTATAATGGAACATTACCCTTCAAG TCAGTGTGGGCATTCGAAGAATGTCGTGATAGAGCTTGCCACGGGGCGGAAATCGCCTCAGTATTTGACCCATCGCCGATGATGCCAGATTATAATGAACCAGAATTGCAATATAAACTTGCCCATCGTGTACAATATTATTGGAGTAATATGGCTAAGCATGGGAATCCTAACGGAAAACATGGAGAG ATCGAGGAGAAAGAATTGAAACAAATTCAATGA
- the LOC120338407 gene encoding crystal protein-like isoform X1, which produces MNLKKIFIPYFLVSIQLAYVTSSEQEKQQQKNDRYQVFTTGIQGNIVGEVTSEAGIFWGIPFSQPPVGNYRWKKPRPWRRFTDNFWNATYKRPGCPQDCPYKRGRKYLCVFETSEDCLYLNIWIPRRILAKRDNSTNIKRHHYVINDDIKNNRNESLAVMVYFHGGNFLHGSSSQIIYDGRFLAHRGDVIVVTANYRLGPLGYLVQGEGDDAAVGNYGAWDIIMALKWVQRNIQYFGGNPNKVTACGQSAGAEVIGILLTTSYGDGLFHQVIMESNPLSVPYRNMSSAKEFGSQFAIKAGCNPHDMKCLRNTNVSKIVKASVGVPFDLFSSESILLQAQQWSPVIDGNLLYENPISIFQRGDFRKVPMIIGGNTHDGFQYVKLIFSSKVSQFVYQLAIDAILRERANVLLDIYPPNCCDNTNEVNDIIADYVFQCPARLFSHVASKDSWFYVYNGTLPFKSVWAFEECRDRACHGAEIASVFDPSPMMPDYNEPELQYKLAHRVQYYWSNMAKHGNPNGKHGENEAVVKEYDIINWDRFQEDDEPDYKSILFTDRGERIETNSMKSKCNVWDELNIYAML; this is translated from the exons ATGAATCTGAAAAAGATTTTTATTCCGTATTTTCTGGTGTCTATCCAGCTGGCGTATGTTACATCATCTGAGCAGGAAAAACAGCAACAGAAAAATGATAGATATCAAGTTTTCACAACAG GCATTCAGGGTAATATCGTTGGAGAAGTTACGTCAGAAGCGGGAATTTTTTGGGGAATTCCATTCAGTCAACCACCGGTAGGCAATTACAGATGGAAGAAGCCAAGACCATGGAGAAGGTTCACAGATAACTTCTGGAACGCTACCTATAAAAGACCTGGCTGTCCCCAGGATTGCCCCTATAAAAGAGGACGCAAATACCTGTGTGTTTTTGAG ACATCAGAAGATTGTCTATACTTGAATATTTGGATACCAAGAAGAATACTTGCCAAGAGGGATAACTCTACCAATATAAAAAGACATCATTACGTTATAAACGACGATATTAAAAACAATAGAAACGAATCATTAGCAGTGATGGTGTATTTTCACGGCGGAAATTTTTTACATGGCTCTAGTTCACAAATTATATACGACGGTCGATTTCTGGCACATAGAGGAGATGTCATTGTTGTAACAGCTAATTACAG ACTGGGGCCCCTTGGATATCTTGTGCAAGGAGAAGGTGATGATGCAGCTGTTGGTAACTACGGGGCTTGGGACATTATTATGGCTCTGAAGTGGGTCCAGCGTAATATTCAGTATTTTGGAGGAAATCCAAATAAG GTAACAGCTTGCGGACAAAGTGCCGGAGCTGAAGTCATTGGTATATTATTGACCACGTCATATGGTGATGGGCTTTTTCACCAAGTCATAATGGAGAGCAATCCTCTATCTGTTCCATATAGGAATATGTCTTCTGCAAAAGAATTTGGATCACAATTCGCTATAAAAGCAGGTTGTAATCCTCATGATATGAAGTGTCTTCGAAATAC aaatgTTTCGAAAATAGTAAAGGCTTCTGTTGGAGTGCCGTTCGATTTATTCAGCTCAGAAAGTATACTACTGCAAGCTCAACAATGGAGTCCTGTCATTGACGGCAACTTGTTGTATGAAAATCCAATAAGTATATTTCAGCGG ggTGATTTCCGAAAGGTTCCCATGATTATAGGAGGAAATACTCATGATGGATTTCAATATGTCAAACTTATATTCTCAAGCAAGGTTTCGCAGTTTGTTTATCAATTGGCTATTGATGCGATACTTCGCGAAAGAGCAAATGTATTGTTGGATATATACCCACCTAAT TGCTGCGACAACACAAATGAAGTAAATGACATTATAGCGGATTATGTGTTTCAATGTCCTGCAAGATTGTTCTCCCATGTTGCGAGTAAAGATTCTTGGTTCTACGTGTATAATGGAACATTACCCTTCAAG TCAGTGTGGGCATTCGAAGAATGTCGTGATAGAGCTTGCCACGGGGCGGAAATCGCCTCAGTATTTGACCCATCGCCGATGATGCCAGATTATAATGAACCAGAATTGCAATATAAACTTGCCCATCGTGTACAATATTATTGGAGTAATATGGCTAAGCATGGGAATCCTAACGGAAAACATGGAGAG AATGAAGCTGTAGTGAAGGAATATGACATAATAAACTGGGACAGATTTCAAGAAGACGATGAACCAGATTACAAATCCATTCTATTTACAGATCGAGGAGAAAGAATTGAAACAAATTCAATGAAAAGTAAATGCAACGTCTGGGATGAATTGAATATATACGCCATGTTatga
- the LOC144428221 gene encoding arylsulfatase-like — protein sequence MVNEMGSSINEIMDQLIDLKMEQRTLVIFLSDHGPKLDGCGDGGSPGVFRGGKTSTWEGGIRIPAVAWWPGTIKPGIVSDAVLSSLDIFPTVLKIAGSNYIERHNLTIDGHVNDEVIKGLKSESNDETLFFYHSGVLTAARHQQYKIHFYKFRLAVKL from the exons ATGGTCAATGAAATGGGATCTTCAATTAATGAAATTATGGACCAACTGATTGATCTGAAAATGGAGCAACGAACCCTAGTAATTTTTCTATCTGATCACGGACCCAAGTTGGACGGATGTGGAGACGGTGGATCTCCTGGCGTATTTCGAGGCGGGAAAACAAGCACGTGGGAAGGAGGAATTCGAATACCAGCCGTGGCTTGGTGGCCTGGAACTATAAAGCCTGGTATTGTTAGTGACGCTGTTCTTAGTTCATTGGACATCTTCCCAACTGTTTTAAAAATAGCAG GTTCCAACTACATCGAACGTCATAATTTAACCATAGATGGCCACGTGAATGATGAAGTTATCAAAGGACTTAAATCAGAATCTAATGATGAAACCTTGTTCTTTTACCATAGCGGCGTACTAACAGCCGCCAGGCATCAACAgtacaaaattcatttttataaattccgATTGGCAG TTAAActgtaa
- the LOC144411682 gene encoding crystal protein-like isoform X1: protein MNLKNIFIRYFLVSIQLAYVTSSEQEKQQQKNDRYQVFTTGIQGNIVGEVTSEAGIFWGIPFSQPPVGNYRWKKPRPWRRFTDNFWNATYKRPGCPQDCPYKRGRKYLCVFETSEDCLYLNIWIPRRILVKRDNSTNMKGDHYIINNDIKNNRNKSLAVMVYFHGGNFLHGSSSQIIYDGRFLAHRGDVIVVTANYRLGPLGYLVQGEGDDAAVGNYGAWDIIMALKWVQRNIQYFGGNPNKVTACGQSAGAEVIGILLTTSYGDGLFHQVIMESNPLSVPYRNMSSAKEFGSQFAIKAGCNPHDMKCLRNTNVSKIVKASVGVPFDLFSSESILLQAQQWSPVIDGILLYENPISIFQRGDFRKVPMIIGGNTHDGFQYVKLIFSSKVSQFVYQLAIDAILRERANALLDIYPPNCCDNTNEVNDIIADYVFQCPARLFSHVASKDSWFYVYNGTLPFKSVWAFEECRDRACHGAEIASVFDPSPMMPDYNEPELQYKLAHRVQYYWSNMAKHGNPNGKHEENEAVVKEYDIINWDRFQEDDEPDYKSILFTDRGERIETNSMKSKCNVWDELNIYAML from the exons atgaatctgaaaaatatttttattcggtATTTTCTGGTGTCTATCCAGCTGGCGTATGTTACATCATCTGAGCAGGAAAAACAGCAACAAAAAAATGATAGATATCAAGTTTTCACAACAG GCATTCAGGGTAATATCGTTGGAGAAGTTACGTCGGAAGCGGGAATTTTTTGGGGAATCCCATTCAGTCAACCACCGGTAGGTAATTACAGATGGAAGAAGCCAAGACCATGGAGAAGGTTCACAGACAACTTCTGGAACGCTACGTATAAAAGACCTGGCTGTCCCCAAGATTGCCCATATAAGAGAGGACGCAAATACCTGTGTGTTTTTGAG ACATCGGAAGATTGTCTATACTTGAATATTTGGATACCAAGAAGAATACTTGTCAAGAGGGATAACTCTACCAATATGAAAGGAGATCATTACATTATAAACAACGATATTAAAAACAACAGAAACAAATCATTAGCAGTGATGGTGTATTTTCACGGCGGAAATTTTTTACATGGCTCTAGTTCACAAATTATATACGACGGTCGATTTCTGGCACATAGAGGAGATGTCATTGTTGTAACAGCTAATTACAG ACTGGGGCCCCTTGGATATCTTGTGCAAGGAGAAGGGGATGATGCAGCTGTTGGTAACTACGGGGCTTGGGACATCATTATGGCTCTGAAGTGGGTCCAGCGTAATATTCAGTATTTTGGAGGAAATCCAAATAAG GTAACAGCTTGCGGACAAAGTGCCGGAGCTGAAGTCATTGGCATTTTATTGACCACGTCATATGGTGATGGGCTTTTTCATCAAGTTATAATGGAGAGCAATCCTCTATCTGTTCCATATAGGAATATGTCTTCTGCAAAAGAATTTGGATCACAATTCGCTATAAAAGCAGGTTGTAATCCTCATGATATGAAATGTCTTCGAAATAC aaatgTTTCGAAAATAGTAAAGGCTTCTGTTGGAGTGCCGTTCGATTTATTCAGCTCAGAAAGTATACTACTGCAAGCTCAACAATGGAGTCCTGTCATTGACGGCATCTTGTTGTATGAAAATCCAATAAGTATATTTCAGCGG ggCGATTTCCGAAAGGTTCCCATGATTATAGGAGGAAATACTCATGATGGATTTCAATATGTCAAACTTATATTCTCAAGCAAGGTTTCGCAGTTTGTTTATCAATTGGCTATTGATGCGATACTTCGCGAAAGAGCAAATGCATTGTTGGATATATACCCACCTAAT TGCTGCGACAACACAAATGAAGTAAATGACATTATAGCGGATTATGTGTTTCAATGTCCTGCAAGATTGTTCTCCCATGTTGCGAGTAAAGATTCTTGGTTCTACGTGTATAATGGAACATTACCCTTCAAG TCAGTGTGGGCATTCGAAGAATGTCGTGATAGAGCTTGCCACGGGGCGGAAATCGCCTCAGTATTTGACCCATCGCCGATGATGCCAGATTATAATGAACCAGAATTGCAATATAAACTTGCCCATCGTGTACAATACTATTGGAGTAATATGGCTAAGCATGGGAATCCTAACGGAAAACATGAAGAG AATGAAGCTGTAGTGAAGGAATATGACATAATAAACTGGGACAGATTTCAAGAAGACGATGAACCAGATTACAAATCCATTCTATTTACAGATCGAGGAGAAAGAATTGAAACAAATTCAATGAAAAGTAAATGCAACGTCTGGGATGAATTGAATATATACGCCATGTTatga
- the LOC144411682 gene encoding crystal protein-like isoform X2 has protein sequence MNLKNIFIRYFLVSIQLAYVTSSEQEKQQQKNDRYQVFTTGIQGNIVGEVTSEAGIFWGIPFSQPPVGNYRWKKPRPWRRFTDNFWNATYKRPGCPQDCPYKRGRKYLCVFETSEDCLYLNIWIPRRILVKRDNSTNMKGDHYIINNDIKNNRNKSLAVMVYFHGGNFLHGSSSQIIYDGRFLAHRGDVIVVTANYRLGPLGYLVQGEGDDAAVGNYGAWDIIMALKWVQRNIQYFGGNPNKVTACGQSAGAEVIGILLTTSYGDGLFHQVIMESNPLSVPYRNMSSAKEFGSQFAIKAGCNPHDMKCLRNTNVSKIVKASVGVPFDLFSSESILLQAQQWSPVIDGILLYENPISIFQRGDFRKVPMIIGGNTHDGFQYVKLIFSSKVSQFVYQLAIDAILRERANALLDIYPPNCCDNTNEVNDIIADYVFQCPARLFSHVASKDSWFYVYNGTLPFKSVWAFEECRDRACHGAEIASVFDPSPMMPDYNEPELQYKLAHRVQYYWSNMAKHGNPNGKHEEIEEKELKQIQ, from the exons atgaatctgaaaaatatttttattcggtATTTTCTGGTGTCTATCCAGCTGGCGTATGTTACATCATCTGAGCAGGAAAAACAGCAACAAAAAAATGATAGATATCAAGTTTTCACAACAG GCATTCAGGGTAATATCGTTGGAGAAGTTACGTCGGAAGCGGGAATTTTTTGGGGAATCCCATTCAGTCAACCACCGGTAGGTAATTACAGATGGAAGAAGCCAAGACCATGGAGAAGGTTCACAGACAACTTCTGGAACGCTACGTATAAAAGACCTGGCTGTCCCCAAGATTGCCCATATAAGAGAGGACGCAAATACCTGTGTGTTTTTGAG ACATCGGAAGATTGTCTATACTTGAATATTTGGATACCAAGAAGAATACTTGTCAAGAGGGATAACTCTACCAATATGAAAGGAGATCATTACATTATAAACAACGATATTAAAAACAACAGAAACAAATCATTAGCAGTGATGGTGTATTTTCACGGCGGAAATTTTTTACATGGCTCTAGTTCACAAATTATATACGACGGTCGATTTCTGGCACATAGAGGAGATGTCATTGTTGTAACAGCTAATTACAG ACTGGGGCCCCTTGGATATCTTGTGCAAGGAGAAGGGGATGATGCAGCTGTTGGTAACTACGGGGCTTGGGACATCATTATGGCTCTGAAGTGGGTCCAGCGTAATATTCAGTATTTTGGAGGAAATCCAAATAAG GTAACAGCTTGCGGACAAAGTGCCGGAGCTGAAGTCATTGGCATTTTATTGACCACGTCATATGGTGATGGGCTTTTTCATCAAGTTATAATGGAGAGCAATCCTCTATCTGTTCCATATAGGAATATGTCTTCTGCAAAAGAATTTGGATCACAATTCGCTATAAAAGCAGGTTGTAATCCTCATGATATGAAATGTCTTCGAAATAC aaatgTTTCGAAAATAGTAAAGGCTTCTGTTGGAGTGCCGTTCGATTTATTCAGCTCAGAAAGTATACTACTGCAAGCTCAACAATGGAGTCCTGTCATTGACGGCATCTTGTTGTATGAAAATCCAATAAGTATATTTCAGCGG ggCGATTTCCGAAAGGTTCCCATGATTATAGGAGGAAATACTCATGATGGATTTCAATATGTCAAACTTATATTCTCAAGCAAGGTTTCGCAGTTTGTTTATCAATTGGCTATTGATGCGATACTTCGCGAAAGAGCAAATGCATTGTTGGATATATACCCACCTAAT TGCTGCGACAACACAAATGAAGTAAATGACATTATAGCGGATTATGTGTTTCAATGTCCTGCAAGATTGTTCTCCCATGTTGCGAGTAAAGATTCTTGGTTCTACGTGTATAATGGAACATTACCCTTCAAG TCAGTGTGGGCATTCGAAGAATGTCGTGATAGAGCTTGCCACGGGGCGGAAATCGCCTCAGTATTTGACCCATCGCCGATGATGCCAGATTATAATGAACCAGAATTGCAATATAAACTTGCCCATCGTGTACAATACTATTGGAGTAATATGGCTAAGCATGGGAATCCTAACGGAAAACATGAAGAG ATCGAGGAGAAAGAATTGAAACAAATTCAATGA